The proteins below come from a single Mya arenaria isolate MELC-2E11 chromosome 6, ASM2691426v1 genomic window:
- the LOC128237873 gene encoding 52 kDa repressor of the inhibitor of the protein kinase-like has translation MLDTLTQLGLFFKYSPKRSRRLEEAVTEANSTRPKSEQISKSKFHVFCETRWVEKQTTLRDFSSMYEPIVECLEAIGQLESGWDTKAVTDAYGLLKKITDSTFIVCFQTVLHTFGYVIGISSKLQGTSLDIIQAYEMVTHVKTSVSEARNTDYKDVYTKASTMAQKAGLDSLQMPRRCGRQTQRSNVPADNVEQYSERAVFLPFVDSMSQQLNLRFNTMTQQACLAFCLLPNNIASATQESMLALLDFYRDDMPQPDMFAQEVQLWKQTWRNTENKPSTIVETLTETCQHMYPNISKVLTLLLLTSVTSAGVERSNSSLKFIKNPHRSTMGQSRFNALMLLFIHRDIKLDIEEIVNIYARKYPRRMLLIDPLCE, from the coding sequence ATGTTGGACACGCTCACCCAACTAGGACTGTTTTTCAAGTATTCGCCGAAACGCAGCAGGCGTTTAGAAGAAGCTGTTACAGAGGCTAACTCGACTCGACCGAAATCAGAGCAAATATCGAAATCCAAGTTTCATGTTTTCTGCGAGACCAGGTGGGTAGAAAAGCAAACGACATTGCGTGATTTCAGCAGCATGTATGAGCCAATAGTGGAATGTTTGGAGGCGATTGGGCAGCTGGAATCTGGCTGGGATACAAAAGCGGTCACTGACGCTTACGGTCTGCTGAAGAAGATTACCGATTCGACATTCATTGTGTGCTTTCAGACCGTCTTACACACGTTTGGATATGTAATCGGCATCAGCAGCAAACTACAGGGCACATCTCTGGACATTATTCAGGCATATGAAATGGTTACGCATGTTAAAACCTCTGTGTCTGAAGCAAGGAACACTGATTACAAAGATGTGTACACAAAAGCATCAACAATGGCACAAAAAGCTGGGTTAGACAGCCTCCAAATGCCTAGACGATGTGGACGTCAGACACAGAGAAGTAACGTGCCAGCAGACAACGTAGAACAGTACTCTGAACGGGCTGTGTTCCTTCCTTTTGTGGACTCAATGTCACAGCAACTAAACCTCAGATTTAACACCATGACACAGCAGGCATGTCTGGCGTTCTGTCTGCTGCCAAACAACATTGCCAGCGCCACTCAAGAGTCGATGCTAGCTCTTCTGGACTTTTACAGAGATGACATGCCACAGCCAGACATGTTCGCACAAGAGGTCCAGCTCTGGAAACAGACCTGGAGGAACACGGAAAACAAGCCGTCGACTATTGTCGAAACATTGACAGAAACATGCCAACATATGTATCCCAACATATCGAAAGTGCTTACACTGTTGCTTTTAACTTCTGTGACATCAGCAGGAGTGGAACGGTCCAACTCGTCATTGAAATTCATCAAGAACCCGCACAGGAGTACCATGGGCCAGAGCCGGTTCAACGCTCTCATGCTACTCTTCATTCATAGGGACATAAAATTGGATATTGAGGAAATTGTGAACATCTACGCCAGGAAATATCCTAGGCGCATGCTACTGATAGATCCATTGTGCGAATAG
- the LOC128237872 gene encoding ankyrin-3-like: MLSMEDIEETEIDDTQQASTSMAEQTKHSPRIRSPRIHPKPEATNGPSNRRFSPQKQSSSLKPVDSSPPKQTSSFQRSDPPPKSSDNSKSRDSPSKVSESSKVGRSSPNILNGDDSDSHMGTNGDQHEISNQDLLFECAKKGDVAGIRNVLKSNNEVDAETEEVSDADKVSVDVYDQDGLTALHYAARAHHHAAVQVLLENKADVRKNSESHLTPLMYACRNEPTSKSLSDQVSTVEKLLDRGASQTDKDRDGFNALHHCALCGPLEICQLLIEKANGADIINATTKQGWTPLHIAVMQWDIDKPGKNRRNMVEYFIRNKNKLDDEDENKRTPLHIAAIKGNVDVAKLLLNSQKIDVDCKDEDGNTPLMLASKYGNKELIDLLIGENKCKIVHQNKDGMTALHYAALYGKKDAVAKLLQRGPKELVNKVTKSVHRIHQMQTDLLHLCTQSLKVSRKLYRT, encoded by the exons ATGTTGTCAATGGAAGACATTGAAGAAACAGAGATAGACGATACTCAGCAGGCTTCAACGAGCATG GCTGAGCAAACAAAACACAGCCCACGAATACGCTCTCCTAGGATACATCCTAAACCAGAAGCAACGAATGGTCCTTCCAATCGTCGATTTTCACCGCAAAAGCAATCTTCGAGTTTAAAACCTGTGGATTCATCTCCCCCAAAGCAAACCTCGAGTTTTCAACGCTCGGATCCTCCTCCAAAGAGTTCTGATAATTCGAAAAGTCGTGATTCTCCGTCAAAGGTATCCGAGAGTTCAAAAGTTGGCCGTTCTTcaccaaatattttaaatggcGATGATTCGGATTCGCACATGGGCACAAATGGAGACCAGCATGAAATCAGTAATCAGGACCTGTTATTTGAG TGCGCAAAGAAAGGTGATGTTGCAGGGATTAGGAACGTATTGAAGTCCAATAACGAAGTCGATGCGGAAACTGAGGAAGTATCGGATGCCGATAAAGTTAGCGTGGACGTCTACGACCAAGACGGTTTGACGGCTCTACATTATGCAGCAAGGGCACATCACCATGCAGCCGTCCAAGTCTTGTTGGAAAACAAAGCAG ACGTCAGGAAGAATTCGGAAAGCCATTTGACTCCACTAATGTATGCTTGCAGGAACGAACCTACGTCAAAAAGTCTTAGT GATCAAGTTTCTACCGTAGAAAAGCTGCTGGATCGCGGGGCAAGCCAAACTGATAAGGATCGAGATGGTTTTAACGCCCTTCACCACTGTGCCCTCTGTGGACCATTGGAGATATGCCAACTTCTGATTGAAAAGGCCAATGGAGCTGACATaataaat GCGACAACCAAGCAGGGATGGACTCCGCTTCATATTGCTGTAATGCAATGGGACATTGACAAACCAGGcaaaaacagaagaaatatggttgaatattttattcgtaacaaaaataaattggatGATGAAGATGAAAATAAGCGCACACCTCTTCACATTGCTGCGATTAAGGGCAACGTCGACGTAGCGAAACTGTTGTTGAACTCTCAG aaaattgacGTAGATTGTAAAGACGAAGATGGAAACACGCCGCTGATGCTAGCAtcaaaatatggaaataaaGAACTAATAGATCTTCTGATCGGCGAAAATA AGTGCAAAATAGTTCATCAGAATAAAGATGGAATGACCGCACTTCACTATGCTGCTTTGTATGGGAAAAAAGATGCTGTTGCAAAGCTTCTTCAGCGTGGCCCAAAAGAATTGGTTAACAAAGTTACAA AAAGTGTGCACAGGATACACCAGATGCAAACGGATTTACTCCATTTATGCACGCAGTCGCTAAAGGTTTCGAGAAAATTGTACAGGACCTGA
- the LOC128237173 gene encoding heat shock 70 kDa protein 12B-like isoform X3 gives MLEEINGKDMKAIKIFSYSIKFLKDHLMRLLQNRLPDITEEDIQFVLTVPAIWNDRAKQFMRDAANKAGIENNKLVIALEPEAASIWCQGIETEVTRGSKGARVNISAAGTQYMIVDIGGGTADITVHEKQRDKSLKEIKQPSGGSWGGTEVDNTFLEFLASVVSDEVLRTFQKQQMADYLDILREFETKKRSIGTTISGKILIKMPLSLKEIFEEYGKDLASVKEHFGNKVDWKGDKMRIDAEVIKNMFSTTVQKLVYHVKRILSSRELRNVKSIVLVGGFAESPFVQETFKETFGEKNRLIIPDDCGMAVLKGAVVFGHNPRSVSSRIARYTYGIELIVPFDKNIHPAKYLLEHDDGDFCLFGFWKAIVVGTSISPGQKVSRIGRPINDYQAHMNYGIYRSSQRNPVLVKDADCEKIGEIDMELDSSKISIDNTFDQTFIFGDTEIKFCTTNPNTEEEVQLYLDY, from the exons ATGCTTGAAGAAATCAACGGCAAGGACATGAAAGCTATAAAGATTTTCTCCTATTCAATTAAATTCCTAAAGGACCATCTCATGCGTTTGTTACAAAACCGTCTGCCTGATATTACTGAGGAGgatattcaatttgttttgactGTTCCTGCCATTTGGAATGACCGTGCAAAGCAGTTTATGAGAGACGCAGCCAATAAG gCTGGTATCGAAAACAACAAGCTTGTTATCGCGCTTGAGCCTGAGGCAGCTTCGATTTGGTGTCAAGGAATCGAGACGGAAGTTACCCGTGGTTCTAAAGGGGCGAGGGTAAACATTTCAGCTGCTGGAACACAATATATGATTGTCGATATTGGTG GTGGAACAGCTGATATAACAGTTCATGAAAAACAGAGAGATAAATCACTTAAGGAAATTAAACAACCAAGCGGTGGTTCATGGGGAGGAACAGAAGTTGACAACACTTTTCTGGAATTTCTGGCATCAGTAGTCTCTGACGAGGTTTTGAGGACATTTCAGAAGCAACAAATGGCAGATTACCTCGATATTTTGAGAgaatttgaaacaaagaaaCGTTCAATAGGGACCACAATTTCCGGGAAAATTCTGATCAAAATGCCATTAAGTCTGAAGGAGATATTTGAAGAATATGGAAAAGATTTGGCGTCAGTAAAAGAACATTTTGGCAACAAAGTAGATTGGAAAGGAGATAAAATGAGAATTGACGCTGAAGTTATCAAGAATATGTTCTCCACCACGGTGCAAAAACTTGTATACCATGTAAAACGTATTTTGTCAAGCAGAGAATTGAGAAACGTGAAATCCATCGTTTTAGTTGGGGGTTTTGCAGAAAGCCCATTCGTCcaagaaacatttaaagaaacatttggagAAAAGAATAGACTCATAATTCCAGATGACTGTGGGATGGCTGTCTTGAAAGGAGCTGTTGTTTTCGGACACAATCCGAGATCCGTTTCTTCCAGAATTGCTAGATACACATATGGAATTGAACTCATAGTTCCATTCGATAAAAATATTCATCCTGCCAAATACCTTCTTGAACATGATGATGGCGATTTTTGTCTGTTTGGGTTCTGGAAAGCCATTGTTGTTGGTACGAGCATTTCCCCGGGACAAAAAGTTTCTCGCATTGGACGTCCTATTAATGATTATCAAGCACATATGAACTACGGTATTTACAGATCTTCGCAACGAAATCCAGTTCTAGTGAAAGATGCAGACTGCGAAAAAATTGGAGAAATTGACATGGAACTGGATTCGTCGAAGATATCGATCGACAATACATTTGACCAGACGTTTATATTCGGCGACACCGAAATTAAGTTCTGTACAACAAATCCCAACACTGAGGAAGAAGTTCAACTATATTTAGATTATTAG